From the Trichoplusia ni isolate ovarian cell line Hi5 chromosome 1, tn1, whole genome shotgun sequence genome, the window acGAAACGATAAATTCAACCCTAATAATATTGCGTCCACGTCACAAAGTGCCCCTAACTTATTTACTGCTTCAAACGAAAACGTGAAtactaatttgataaaaacattGACTATGACAGACTCCGATGCGTCTAGTAAAGGCAAAACGTCTTCAGATGTGCCATTCCCGAAGACATCGTCTGAGGAACTATATTTAAAGTATCTGGAGGCTCTTAGACGCGAAGAGTCTTATAAAAGACATTTGAGAGACaaacaaatgtttatgaaacagaAACTGGTAAGTTCTGAGCCCGCAACTGTTCGTCAAGAACCCAAAATTAGCAGCAGACTGAAGGATTTGATGAAAGACTTGACGAGGAACAATTACGATGACGGATCGGGTGACGCCAGTAAGTTAGAAGGTGGTTCCACATCGAACGTGGACTTAGACAGATTGAACACTGAGAGAACGCAAAGAAGTCACTCTGTATTCACTCTTTCCTCAAGTCAGTCGGAAGGCCAAAAACGGCCAAACTTGAAGAAAAAGATGCAGGCTGAGAGGGAGATAGGCGAAGCAGGGCCGAGCAGAGACCATTACTGTTGTTGCCCACATCACTTCATCAATTCGAAGGTTGGTTACACTGACAGTTCTGTGCAGGTGAACATTAAGTATCAGTGTGAAGATGAAGAAACCCAGGTCAAGTCATACCAACCGAAGACAAGGGCTTGTACGGCACTGCCCaatgaatgtaataaatgtaaagCAGAACTAAAGACAGCTCGCGTTGTCCCTGACAACGTAACTGGCGAGATTAGATACGTTTGCCTTTGTAATCGGAGACCAGCATCCTCTAACGAAGTGGTCgataatgttatttacaaatgcTCGAAGCTAACGAACCGTGGGATTCAGTTAGAATCACCACGTAGGCTTTATAATACGGGGGTACAATGTAGCTACGCAACCCCACCGACCAAGGATGATGATATTGAAATGATTCAACCTCCGTGCAGGTTGAACACTGGTACTGACAGCAGTTCTGATAACACAAACAGAAGATATTCGAAGTCATCGCAAACGAATATGCTGATTAAAATGATGTGCCGCGGTGATGATGATTTTTCGTCATTGTCTGAAGTTAAAAACTTATGCGGAACCTCCACGAAATTGTTAGTGCCAGCAGAGAATGCTAAAAAGGCAGTCACAATACGCGAAGCGACCAGGTGCCTTCAGACTGAGATAAGTCTAGACCCCAAAATGTCGGACCCTAAACTATCTGATATCGTCATAGTAAGTGACTGTGAGTGCTCGAAACTTGTTTCGGAACAACTCAGACATATATGCCCAGATAAGACTGACAGCTCTTACAAAAGGAAAACCTTTAGTGACATGTGTACAAGTAGCACTTCAGGAAAGCTGCTCATTGAGTCTGAAGAAAGCCTTTTTACAGATGAAAGAATATCTTCCAAATCTTGCAAAGATGACGCCACATACGACTTTAATAGAGTACCGAACAAGCCTCCAGTAGAAGCGTATCCTATACCCATCCAAGGGACAAATATGACTCTTATGGTGAATTTAGGTGCAATGGAAGTGATGACGAAGAAGAAACAGGTCGACCAAGGCGTTGCTACAGAATGCGCGGTAAGCCAAGACGAAGCTACATCTGGTATTCACGAATGCAAAAAATCAGCTCAATGCTCTTGTTCCATAGATCAAAGTACTAACAATACTTGCTCAAAACATTCTACTTATAATAGAAAACCCTGTATAAGAAAGACGTCTCCAGAGAATAGTTCCAAGAGCAATACATATCCGAAAAAAGACCCGGTTAAAGACAAACCGCCTTTTAAAAGGTCTAATACTGATACAGGAAAAATCGGAGTGACGTCTTGTACCCAAACGGATAAAGTTAAAGAGGACGCGGAAACTGGTTACAACCGAGGATTTTGTGTTCCTGAgaaagaaagactgattatatGCTGTCATTGTGAAAATAGATGTCAAATGCATACTTGTGAGAAAGGTGAAACGGTGAATAATAAAGAAGGTTCTAATAAAAAGGCAAGGAAAGACAGCCCAGAGTCTGATCGCGATTATATTTACAGAGAAAAAGAAACAGACAAGCGGACGGAACACAAGCACATTTCTTGCGATACTGATGGCTTTAAAAACAAGGAGAAAGACACGAGAGATAGATCTGTAAGTCCGCCTTCAAAATCTTATGACGTACAAATTAAagaaactgaaacaaaaacaaaaatatgcactTGTGACAATGCGTGTCAAGTCGAAAGAAATGATGAGAAAATAgtaattgacaaagataaatatCCTTCAAAAGATATATCAGATGGCCAAGATTCTGAAAAAAGTTATATTCTggacaaaaaatattcagatgacgaaataacaactaaaaaaaCTACCCGTGACATTTCCTCACAAATCGAAAAGAGTGATGAGAAAACAGTAATAGAAAAAGAGAGATATCCTTCGAGAGATAAATCAGATAACCTGGATTGTGAAAAAACTAGtatcctaaaaaataaattctcagaCGATGAAAAGGCAACTAAAAAGTGTACTTGTGACAATTCGAGTCAAGTGGAAACAAAATACGACAAAAAAGTTACAAGCACATTTACATCAGAAAATAAGTATTGTGAGGAAACTGgtattctgaaaaataaatgttcagaCGATGAAAAATCTACCAAAAAATGTACTTGTGACAAATCAAGTCAAGTCGAAAGAAAATATGAGGAGAAAGAAACAAACAAGTATCCAAAAGATGGATCAGAAAACCCATTTTGTGAGAAAACTGGTATCCTAAAACATAAATGTTCAGATGAtgaaaaaactacaaaaaaatgtacttgTGATAGTTCGAGTCAAGTCGAAAGAAATGATGAGGAAAAAGTAACAGATAAACATAGACGCCCTTCGAAAGATAGATCAGAAAGTTCAAATTCTGACAAAAGTGTTGTTTCGAAAAATACATTGCCAGACGATGAGAAGACAACTAAAAAACATACGTGCGATAGTGCATGCCAAGGAATTATCGAAAGTGACAGCGCAACCAATAAAGGTGACAAAGTCACTAAGGATAAACCAAAAAGTTCTAACAACAACAAAACTGGAAATAATAAACGAAGACTCAGTTTTTCAGATGACGAACCTACTTCTAAAACTTCTTGTGAAACCTCTTCACAATCGAATAAAACTGAAAACCGAAAAATTGATACCCAAATCAGATCGGAAAGTCCAAATGGATCTCCAACCGTCAAAATAGACGTGGccattcaaaataatgtatgCGCCGatgaacttgataaaaaaataataaagaaaatcagCGATACTTATAAACCAGTTTTAAAAGACTGTTCCCAAATGACCTGTAGGAATGTAGGTTGTGATACCCAATGTGGCGGCAAGTGTTTGAATGTGGGCTGTCAAACTGATGTTCCAGACAGAGATACACCGCAAAATGCTCGCAAAACTGAGCCAAACGAACCAAAGACAAGTCAAGATGATATACAAACAGACGACACCAAAGAGAGTGATAAAGACCCAATATTAGACATTATACAAGATATGACAAGACGATACTCCAAAAACGATTTAGTTAAATTGAAGAAGAAGAAATGTTTTACGGAAATTGTTGCTGTTCTCAACTACCTTTTAGAGACCGAGGATAGTACAGACCCTGAGCCAAAGACTTGCTGCAGTACGAGCCAAAGTACCACAACGAAATCAAGTTTGAACAAAACTAAACGGCCAACAGTGAGTGAAGTTGACTGTTGCTCTGAAAAACAGACTGACAAAGGTTTAAACAGAAAATCTCGTAAAGACATCAAAGattgtacggaatcctcagaCCTACCTTGTTCCACAGACATGCCTACATCCTCGGATTCAACTGCATGTAGGGtccttaacaaaataaagaagGAATGTGAGAAGTACCATCAGAAAAGATGCAAGAGTGGGCGAAAATGTGAGATATCAAGCAGTACTTCAGTCAGCTGCGATAAATGCCAGAAAATCCATTATTGTTCATGCAAAAGCCATAAGTGTAAGCGGTCCAAGGCGCTAGAAAAACTCCAGAAGAAATGTGTTGCTTACAACTTGATTATTAAGAATTCAGAGAGTGTTGTAAGCGAGGAAACTGTCTTTAAGAAGCCGTCGCGTcctctacaaaatattatagttaCTGTACCGAAACGGGGTGCAAAAAATGATGGGAAAGATGAACAGAAATGTGAGCAGGAGGTGCCCAGCATGAGTCCTCGGTTCAGACTGACACGTTCCAGGAGTTTAACACGCCAAAGCGTGACGAATTTCCCCTCAGTGAGGGAGTATCTTGAGCAGAACAGACCTGACTTCGTCGAGAATTCTTTGCAGAGGCAGAATTGTTTGAAGTTCATTAGTGAAAGAAGGTGagaattatttcttaataattggTTATATTTTCTGTAGTGAACTTATCACCATATCTTGAAGTAAGatcattgcagttgtggaagcgagataggaCGCGTCCATAGCGTAGAATAGCATTTTTCTTCTATGACTGCAACAATCTTTAAGACTTGGTAGTAAGCCTCTATGTGTTTAGTTTATTGAAACTCTTCAACTCTTCAAGTTAAATTATTCTCTTGCAGAAATTACGTTTTCAAACCCATAACGCATTATTTCAAATGGAATTCGTAGAAAATCCTTTGTGTTTCTTCTACTATTggtattagtatatttttttctagtatcaatgtatgtatgtataaccCGAATTTTTCGAGTGTAGATTGCAAAGTAAAGCTAGAACTCACCAAGTTTTTTCACTACAGAAATGAGGACATGTATTCACCGCGTTTGAAAATGGTGGTTGTGCACCAACCTCGTTGTATGGCAAGTTTTCCGCCTCGAAATCGTGGAGGTACATTAATTTGTCCTATCATTGTAAACAGTACTTTAACACCCCTTAAATAAAGCACAATTTAGTCAAACAATCATTAGATAAACCAAACAATCAATTTGCTATCTTATTGTCGAAGATTGAAGGTGCAAATTAGACTGCAGTTACAATtggttttatagtttatttttttgtaggtcCAATTTGCTACGAACCTTGTGAATCGACGTGTGTCGAGCCTTGCATTCCCTACGGCCCTTGCGAGCCGGTCCCTTGCAAACCTTGCGATCCTAGTAATATGCGTTCAAGACTTGGTGAGTTCTGGTAGATGGCAGTTAGCAGTAgatggataaaaaatatatttttatgagttgGGTAGTTTCGATATGTATTTGTTGATACTTAGATAGTATGTTTACTTTTTACCCAGTTAGATAAATCAATTGTAGTCACGTcacaattttctattttagtcTCTTTTACGTAACCGAccgaaagtaaaaaaaatatatctgtagttatttattaatctttgaGAGCTCCTACCAATACTACATTGATAGATCGGTGTCCACCAAAGCGATGAGAACAGGAGACTATGAAGCTGGAAGATTATTGCTAAGAGCACGAACGATAGCGTAGCggtgaaatatgaaaataaaacattacatattttttgtgagaCTGTTGAGTTGATATACCAGGACGCTACTATTCGCAATGTATTGCGTCATCTTgcttttacaactgcaatagtTTGATAGGAAGTGGTTTGTTCCTTAAAGacataagaataaaaattgtcAACTGGTTTATTATGTCTAACaaaagggatatcgtgttgctccttgtaaaacactggtacctgaatccagttagactggaagccgaccccaacatagttgggaaaaggttaggatgATGTTGAACTggtctattatattattagagcCAGCGCCAGAGCTGCCCAACGCGACCTGCTGTCACTGCACATGGAACAGCAGCCCGACCTAACCGCGCTCAATGCCGACGACCTGCGGAAACTGGCGCGGGATATCGGACTCGACTTGCGACGGAAAAAACGTAAGTACTCACCTGTACTTGGGACAAATTGagagtatattattatacattttatttaattaaataaataaatacaaacattttgtgaGACACGTTGAGAGTATTATTAGTATACATTGTATAGTATAGATTTGCTTTTACTAGAtacaaaaacttgttattttctttatcatcATTTCAGACATTATCGAAACTAGTCTTGCCTTAATTAATACCCAACTACTGGCCCAAGGTCTTCCCCGCTCTCCTTCcaaatttatctatatatagTTATTAGCTGTTGTCCGAGGGTCCGCCAgttataaatcgaaaatgatcccacaggaacataaaatcgggataaaaacaatCCCAAGTTGTTATCCTGGGTGTTAACTTTGTGTGTACCAAggttcgtctaaatctgttcagtggtttttgcttgaaagatgAACAATTTTGTGTTGTAAAAAAGTGGTGTTAAAAAGGTCATTGTTTTTCCTTTCACAGCTGTCCCAAAATTAATTAGTGAACGTGAAATGAAGAAACGCtctgaaaaaatatacaaaacactGCCAGAAGTAGTCCAAAAGAAAGAACAGAAAAAGAAGGAGAACATCAAAAAGACCAACTTACTGATggctaatatatttaaaaaggtgCGTATTTATTGCTACAATAAAATGCTACGTTCTCGTCATATGTCAGTAAGCCATCGATTATTAGTAGGCTTACTATGAGCCCCAGTGTGGACGTGAAACTATACATTATTTTTGCTGTTAGGTGAAAacaattaggtatttttattttctggttCCTTACCACCCCCTAGAATCTTTTGCCGTCCGCAAGATGGCGCTATCACACACTTTGGGaaaaaatgctaaaaacttCTGATTAGAATTCTGCCTGAATGTACCttttatattcatatattaggtattatttatatattaggtgtatttatttacttagtcTATGAAATAAAttcggttatttatttaatcaaaaaactatttatacggatataatattaatgaaaaaagtgACAGCAAGGTGTGTAGATTGTTCCGCCGTTTCTTTTTTACTGTCAGAGCACTTATTTACTGCTGTCTTTATAATATGGGTCGTATATACATATTCAGTATCGATATCGTAGTATATTCAGAAAAATGCTACTTTCTGTTAAAagtgttttggtttttaaattgtctaaCAAAAAACTTTGTTTCTAACATGTAAAAGatacatatatttgttttcagaatCTCCAAAAGCAAGCTCTTCGTGGCACAGTAAACTTATCTAACTACAACACGGTGATTAAGATTTGACGGATAGTAttatatattgttaaaattgacaaaatgaaatgtATAATGTCTGTTAGTTATCAATTGTTGTGGATTGTATCCCAGAATTTATGAGGGTTTGAACcccaatttttaattattattaataaacttctATTTTAGTaacttgtttagttttatttcgtaatttaattgtaattcttTAAAAGGCGTTGTAGAGATAAATGATAAATATCAGTTATTGTTTCCGTCCAGTGATATTGATGTCGAATATATATAATTGTGATATAGTTTAGGGATGTAAATGTAACGAATTTGTTGCGAAATAATTTGAGCGTGAATCGAAACATTTAACGTTTGTAAATGAAATTAACACTagcaaaaataacattgaaacatttttaactttgaGATTTCATCACCCACTAAGATATTTTCTATATCATAGATAGATTCGAGCAAATACAcattttgactttaaaaaaaaaacattttgactttGATAAACTCTGTTATTTGTCAcaaagtccaaaaaaaaattcgcaACATTTACAACAGTCAGACTACTTTGTGCCGATGCAAAAATACGTGACAACCCTATCTTACATAGTGATAcaactttattgcattttaaaactgaatgCAAGATAAAAATATCTACCTACTTATCTTGTGTACAACCCTCAGTAACCAGTTCTTTCTCACACAAAACGGGCGCGGTCTAAGTGCTATAGAAAGATGGACGAAAATCTTTATAGAAATTCTGCCCTTGATAAATATATGAGTGAAATAACATCGAGGGTCGCAGCGGAGTCTGGTATACCTAGTGATCGGTATCATTTGGGAAAGCTGGTCCTGCAAAGCTTGAGGGATGACGAAGATTTTGTTATGCAGGTagactgttttatttgattggtagatgatttttgtttttgttacttccAGAAAAGACTGGTATTCTATCTGTTCTGTATTGccaaatttattcttttttctgtGTGATAGAGGATTTGAAAAACAGACATTTACgggtgtattattaaatatcattaaacaattaaaatatctttttttttctgttctctgcatatgatttttgtttttcgattaataaaattatgaagtatCTAGGTTGTAATTTTGATATAGTGTACTTGGCCGATTATATTGATGACCGATAAGTTAGtattaaaattgacaatttatttctagaaAACCTCTGTGAGTTGCTTTTTAAACTGCAAGACctaaatatttgtaatgaaaaagaaacactAGAGAAAAATACTCTTAATTCACAGGTAGACGGTGCAACCGATACATCAGAAACGAATGGAGCAGTTTTACAGAAGAGTGTGCGATGTGCGACCTGCTTCAGGAGTTTGGGTCTGAAGACCGGTGACGTCATGGTTCTGATGGCTCCCAACCACTTGGACCAGGCTGTACCGTTCTATGCTGCGTTATTTGAGGGAATCATCATCGCTCCTATTGATAGAACTTTGGGTGTTAGTGAGTATAAGAGGCAT encodes:
- the LOC113493999 gene encoding uncharacterized protein LOC113493999 encodes the protein MERDEIDKTSAVGTLDDVDSRCAVNSLILDYYKKFGRKRDLEQFFSLSTAQSEIKDTSGLFWRKMKSENDSSDSGGGRKSDSSHEVCRISIRCSVPDASTSQDDDNPRTKTDFPQTESPPIIIEEVPADTSRHTDDDSINFDDNNSQKSFDALLDLSAHKPLSPTSSITSQRKLEWDSLADVGYANESDRKTSASSLSTLERLALKQQYSNNDSKQDIGIPTSHSTPLDEEGKAKSKKGVGKKTTKIYKKDVDLVEVNVPHSSNAAQAQSINVNLTKHISFNVEKDGGITIENVKRDVSFSPEKGPERKEVLHPVGTDKEIQTTLTKDDPLVKIDTNKLISEIEIHKPLQDNQKIPVLISLNTLRKKLRRKKSRTVYRRKKTKKKKEENKENTPQEKSGEPLSEAESFEYMPGHMYNQNQNKVEEQRPDNSTGNKSSLESSQAFTTDSSKGSKHSLTKDLEKCIDLLKVTLQQRYDDNNTKKKLIKDIVHRLITSKYRDDDSTTEFLSGLSYTSRKTGLKGNNTTTSTSDTNNTDDNIQKKPKKSILRNDKFNPNNIASTSQSAPNLFTASNENVNTNLIKTLTMTDSDASSKGKTSSDVPFPKTSSEELYLKYLEALRREESYKRHLRDKQMFMKQKLVSSEPATVRQEPKISSRLKDLMKDLTRNNYDDGSGDASKLEGGSTSNVDLDRLNTERTQRSHSVFTLSSSQSEGQKRPNLKKKMQAEREIGEAGPSRDHYCCCPHHFINSKVGYTDSSVQVNIKYQCEDEETQVKSYQPKTRACTALPNECNKCKAELKTARVVPDNVTGEIRYVCLCNRRPASSNEVVDNVIYKCSKLTNRGIQLESPRRLYNTGVQCSYATPPTKDDDIEMIQPPCRLNTGTDSSSDNTNRRYSKSSQTNMLIKMMCRGDDDFSSLSEVKNLCGTSTKLLVPAENAKKAVTIREATRCLQTEISLDPKMSDPKLSDIVIVSDCECSKLVSEQLRHICPDKTDSSYKRKTFSDMCTSSTSGKLLIESEESLFTDERISSKSCKDDATYDFNRVPNKPPVEAYPIPIQGTNMTLMVNLGAMEVMTKKKQVDQGVATECAVSQDEATSGIHECKKSAQCSCSIDQSTNNTCSKHSTYNRKPCIRKTSPENSSKSNTYPKKDPVKDKPPFKRSNTDTGKIGVTSCTQTDKVKEDAETGYNRGFCVPEKERLIICCHCENRCQMHTCEKGETVNNKEGSNKKARKDSPESDRDYIYREKETDKRTEHKHISCDTDGFKNKEKDTRDRSVSPPSKSYDVQIKETETKTKICTCDNACQVERNDEKIVIDKDKYPSKDISDGQDSEKSYILDKKYSDDEITTKKTTRDISSQIEKSDEKTVIEKERYPSRDKSDNLDCEKTSILKNKFSDDEKATKKCTCDNSSQVETKYDKKVTSTFTSENKYCEETGILKNKCSDDEKSTKKCTCDKSSQVERKYEEKETNKYPKDGSENPFCEKTGILKHKCSDDEKTTKKCTCDSSSQVERNDEEKVTDKHRRPSKDRSESSNSDKSVVSKNTLPDDEKTTKKHTCDSACQGIIESDSATNKGDKVTKDKPKSSNNNKTGNNKRRLSFSDDEPTSKTSCETSSQSNKTENRKIDTQIRSESPNGSPTVKIDVAIQNNVCADELDKKIIKKISDTYKPVLKDCSQMTCRNVGCDTQCGGKCLNVGCQTDVPDRDTPQNARKTEPNEPKTSQDDIQTDDTKESDKDPILDIIQDMTRRYSKNDLVKLKKKKCFTEIVAVLNYLLETEDSTDPEPKTCCSTSQSTTTKSSLNKTKRPTVSEVDCCSEKQTDKGLNRKSRKDIKDCTESSDLPCSTDMPTSSDSTACRVLNKIKKECEKYHQKRCKSGRKCEISSSTSVSCDKCQKIHYCSCKSHKCKRSKALEKLQKKCVAYNLIIKNSESVVSEETVFKKPSRPLQNIIVTVPKRGAKNDGKDEQKCEQEVPSMSPRFRLTRSRSLTRQSVTNFPSVREYLEQNRPDFVENSLQRQNCLKFISERRASARAAQRDLLSLHMEQQPDLTALNADDLRKLARDIGLDLRRKKPVPKLISEREMKKRSEKIYKTLPEVVQKKEQKKKENIKKTNLLMANIFKKNLQKQALRGTVNLSNYNTVIKI